In Streptomyces sp. 840.1, the DNA window GGGCCGCCCTCGGCCTTGAGGTCGACGAGGACGGAGCGCTTGTTGCGGTTGGTGAGGTCGTGGGCCGGATCGATGCCGAGTCCGGCGCCGCCGGGCCGGTCCACCCGCACCACGTCGGCGCCCAGATCGGCCAGGAGCATCGCGGCGAACGGACCGGGCCCGATGCCCGCCAGCTCGACCACCCGTACTCCGGCGAGCGGGCCCCGCGGGCCGTGCGCACCGTTCCCTGCTGTTGCCATCAAGCCCCCAGCGGTATGACACAACTGATGTAACACCGATGATGCTAAGAACCGGCCGCCCTCCGCACAACCCTTTCGCCCGAGCAAGCGCTTAGTTCTTTTCGGCCGATCCTCCCCCACGAAACCCTCCCGGCCGCACACCGCCACGTCCACCTCCGCTACCCTCTGGCTGCTACATCGGCGCCGGCCCGTGCGGAGGCACTCGTGAACAGGCAGAACGGGGCACAACGCCCCTATGACGTAGTCCTCTTCGGCGCCACCGGATTCGTGGGAGCCCTCACCGCCGAATATCTGGCGGCTCACGCGCCGCAGGATTGCCGATGGGCTCTGGCGGGCCGCAATCGCGCCAAACTGGAGCAGTTGCGCAATCACCTCACCTCTCTCCGTCCGGACTGCGCGGACATCCCCCTGCTGCACGCCGACGCGGACGACGCCGGGTCGCTGCGCGAACTGGCCGGGTCCACCCATGTGGTGGCCACGACGGTCGGCCCGTACGTCTGGTACGGCGAGAAGCTGGTCGCGGCCTGCGCCGAGGAGGGTACGGACTACGCGGATCTCTCCGGCGAGCCGGAGTTCATCGACCGGGTCTACCTGGAGCACGACGCCAGGGCGCGCGAGACCGGCGCCCGGATCGTGCACGCGTGCGGCTTCGACTCCGTGCCGCACGACCTCGGGGTGTACTTCACGGTCCAGCAGCTGCCCGAGGGGGTGCCCCTGCGGATCGACGGATTCGTCCGCAGCAACGCCGCCTTCTCGGGCGGTACGTTCGCCTCGGCGCTCAACTCGATGGGCCGGGGCCCGCAGATGCTGCGCGCCGCGCGCGAGCGCAGGCTGCACGAGCCGCGCCTGGTCGGCCGCCGCGCACGCGCCCCGATGGGCGGGCCGCGCTTCAGCACGGAGACGGGGACCTGGGCCCTTCCGCTGCCCACGATCGACGGGCAGCTCGTGAAGCGCTCGGCCCGCGCGCTGCCCCGCTACGGCCCGGACTTCCGCTACCGCCACTACGCCTCGGTCAAGCACCTGCCGGTGGCACTGGGCGGCACGGCGGCGATGGGCGCCCTGCTGGGCGCGGCGCAGCTGCCGGCCGCACGGACATGGCTGATGAACCGGTACGAGCCCGGCTCGGGCCCGGACGCGGAGCGCCGGCAGCGCAGCTGGTTCACGGTGCGCTTCGTCGGAGAGGGCGGCGGCCGCCGGGTGTTCACCGAGGTGTCGGGCGGCGACCCGGGCTACGGCGAGACGGCCCGGATGCTCGCGGAGTCCGCGCTGTGCCTGGCGCTGGACGAGCTGCCGACGGTGTCGGGGCAGGTCACCACGGCCGTCGCGATGGGCGACGCGCTGGGCGAACGGCTGCGGGCGTCCGGGCTGGGCTTCCGGGTGGCGGCGGTCCGCTGACGCGCCGCCAGGGCCTGTCGTCGAACTGCCGTCCGCCGGGCGACGCCATGCACGCACTCTCGCCGCACCGGCCGTCCTTCGGGCAACGACGGCACTTTGACGACACGCCCTAGAGGAGCCACGAGGCGAGGGTGTAGAGCATCGCTCCGGCCCAGACGAACGCCACCGCACCCCCGATCAGCATGCCCGCCGCGGCGCGGCGCTGAGCGGGGTGGAGGGGTGCGGTTCGGGTGGGTGTGCGAGGTACGTTCATGTGTCCAGAGTGCCGACCATGATCGTCAAACGCTATCCGTACGGATACTCAGACACCCTCGCCGCCTCCCGCGCCGCCCTCAGGCGGTCGCCTCGCGCAGCGCCCGCCGGCAGAGCGCGTCGGCCCGGCGGGTGGTCTCGGGCTGGCGGAAGTCCCGGGCCAGCAGCAGGGTGTGTGCGCAGGCGTTGTCGAGGCCGGTGCGGTGGCCGACGGAGACGAAGACCGGTTTCGTGCCGTCCTGGGTGCGCAGCGCCCGGCCCACCTCCTCGTCCCCGTCGAGCAGCGGTGAGCGGTCGCCGCGGCGCGGGCCGGGCTGTTCGTACGAGAAGGTGAACGGGTTCTTCGCGACGCCGATGACCGGCAGCCCGGTGAGCACCCCCAGATGGCTGGCGAGCCCGAAGCGGCGGGGGTGCGCCAGCCCGTATCCGTCGCAGACGACGAGGCCGGGGTCGACCGGCAGGGACTCCAGCGCGGTGAGCACCGTGGGGATCTCGCGGAAGGCCAGGAGTCCGGGCACGTACGGGAAGGTGACCCGGCCGGCGGCGGTGGACTCGGCCACCACGTCCAGGGTTGCCGCGTCGAGGACGACGGCCGCCGCCACGACGATGTCGCGCTCGTCGTCGTAGGCGACGTCGACACCTGTCACCCGGCCGGTGCCGGGCGGCGGCCCCGGCTCGTCGAGCACCACGCGGGCGCGCAGGGAGTCCTGGAGGGCGCGGGCCGCGGCCTCGTCGGCGGGCATCCGAAGAGTTGTCATGGTGGCGACCAGCTTAGGTCTTTCGTTCGGGGCGGCGGCCGCGTCGCCCCTGCCCGCAACCGCCCCCGGCCTCCCGTAGCCTGGAGATCATGTTCGTACTTGAGCTGTCCTATTCCGCACCGCTGGACCGTGTCGACGCGCTGATGAAGGAGCATGCCGACTGGCTCGACACGCAGTACGCGGCCGGGGTGTTCATCGCCTCCGGCCGCAAGAACCCGCGGGACGGCGGAGTGATCCTCGCGGTCGGGGACGACCGGGCCGCCATCGAGCGGCTCACGGCGACCGACCCCTTCGCCGTGCACGGAGTCTGCGCGTACCGGATCACGGAGTTCATCGCGACCAGGACCTCGGAGGCCCTCGCGCCCCACCGCCAGCAGTTGTGACCGTGCCTCTGCGGGGCCGGTGAGCGGTGAGCGGTGACGCAGCTCACGCGGTCCCCCGGTGCACGGATCGGCGGCCTCCGTCGTCTGTATCAGTGCCGGGAACCCGTTCATCCGGTCGCGAGAGGGAGCAGGTCTTGTCCATCGTTATCGAGCAGTCCGTGCAGGCCCGCATGGTGGCGTCCGCGCCGCAGATGGAGACACTTCCCGCCGTCCTGAGTTACGACCGCACGGACCCCTTCGCGATCCGCATGGCCTTCCCCGCACCCGCGACGCTGGAGGGCACCGAGGTGGCCTGGGAGTTCTCCCGGGAGCTGCTCGCGGAGGGCACGGACGCGCCGGCCGGCCTGGGTGACGTCCGGATCAGGCCCTTCGGCTACGAGCGCACGGTGCTGGAGTTCCACGCCGCCGAGGGCATCGCGATGGTGCACGTACGCACCGCCGACCTGCGGCGGTTCCTGCGGCGGACCCAGCAGCTGGTGCCCGTCGGCGCCGAGCACCGGTTCCTGGACCTGGACCGGAGCCTGACCGACCTGCTCGGCGGCTCCCGCTAATTAGTTTGCCCCGCCACCCGGCCGGGCGTAGCGTCTGCGCTGTCCCTGTCGTCGCCGATCGGAGCAGGACGTTGCTCGTCTGAGGTCTTGAGACACCGCGTCGCACGCCGTGCCATGTCCCCACATGCCCGCGTGCCCGAGTGTGACCTCGGCTCTACGAGCTGTCCTCCGCGACCAGGGCTTTCCTCCACATTTCCGGAATCCGGAATCCTTCCGTGGAACGCCGGTGGCCGGTGTCTCGATCCCGTTGCCCCCGACCTTCCTCGCAACCGGGAGATTCCCCATGTCAGCTCCGCTCGCACACATCACCTGCTCGTCGCTCTCCTTCGCCTGGCCGGACGGCAGCGAGGTGTTCGACGACTTCCATCTGACCGTAGGACCCGGCCGTACCGGTCTCATCGGCGTCAACGGCGCCGGCAAGTCGACCCTGCTGCGGCTCATCGCCGGCGACCTCACCCCGGCCGAGGGCCGGATCAGGGCGACGGGCACGGTCGGGTACCTGCCTCAGAACCTGGTCCTGGACACCGCGCTGCGGGTCGACGCGGCCCTGGGCATCGCCTCGGCCCGTGCGGCGCTGCACGCCATCGAGGCGGGCGACGTCGGCGAGGAGCGGTTCGCGGCCGTCGGCGACGACTGGGACGTGGAGGAGCGGGCCCGCGCCACGCTCGACCAGCTCGGTCTCGGACACATCGGGCTCGACCGGACGATCGGTGAGGTGTCCGGCGGCGAGTGCGTGCTGCTGCGGCTGGCCGCGCTGCTGCTGGCCCGGCCGGACGTGCTGCTGCTCGACGAGCCGACGAACAACCTGGACCTGCACGCACGACAACGGCTGTACGCCGCGGTCGACGCGTGGAGCGGGGTCCTGGTGATCGTCAGCCACGACCGGGAACTCCTGGACCGCGTCGACCAGATCGCGGATCTGCGGGGCTCCGAGGTCACCTGGTACGGCGGAAACCTCTCCGCGTACGAGGAGGCGCTCGCCGTGGAGCAGGAGGCGGCCGAGCGCATGGTGCGGGTCGCGGAGGCCGATGTGCACCGCCAGAAGCGAGAACTCGCGGACGCCCAGGTCAAGCTGGCCCGGCGCAAGCGATACGGGCAGAAGATGAGCGACCAGAAGCGCGAGCCGAAGATCGTCATGGGCGCCCGCAAGCGTGCCGCGCAGGAGTCGGCCGGCAAGCACCGCATCATGCACACCGACAGGCTGGCCGAGGCACGGGAGCGCCTGGACGAAGCGGTCGAGGCGGTGCGCGACGACGACGAGATCCGGGTCGAGCTCCCGCACACCAAGGTCCACCCGGGCCGCGGCGTGCTCGTGCTGCGCGAGCTGGAACTGGCCTACGGAGCACGGGTCCAGGGCGCGTTCGAGGTGCGCGGTCCGGAGCGCATCGCACTGGTGGGGCGTAACGGAGCGGGCAAGACCACGCTGCTGCGGACGCTCGCCGGTGAGCTGGCACCGGTGTCGGGCGAGGCCGAGGTGGAGGTTCCCACGCGCTTCCTGCCGCAGCGGCTGGACGTGCTCGACGACCGGCTGAGCGTGGTGGAGAACGTGGCGCGGTTCGCACCGGATGCCACGGACAACGCCATCCGGGCGAGGCTGGCACGCTTTCTGTTCAAGGGAGCACGGTCGGACCGGCCCGCGGGGACCCTGTCGGGCGGCGAACGGTTCCGTGCGGCGCTGGCCGCACTGCTGCTCGCCGAACCGGCACCCCAGTTGCTGATGCTGGACGAGCCGACGAACAACCTGGACCTGGCGAGCGTGCACCGGCTGACGGCGG includes these proteins:
- a CDS encoding trans-acting enoyl reductase family protein, which translates into the protein MNRQNGAQRPYDVVLFGATGFVGALTAEYLAAHAPQDCRWALAGRNRAKLEQLRNHLTSLRPDCADIPLLHADADDAGSLRELAGSTHVVATTVGPYVWYGEKLVAACAEEGTDYADLSGEPEFIDRVYLEHDARARETGARIVHACGFDSVPHDLGVYFTVQQLPEGVPLRIDGFVRSNAAFSGGTFASALNSMGRGPQMLRAARERRLHEPRLVGRRARAPMGGPRFSTETGTWALPLPTIDGQLVKRSARALPRYGPDFRYRHYASVKHLPVALGGTAAMGALLGAAQLPAARTWLMNRYEPGSGPDAERRQRSWFTVRFVGEGGGRRVFTEVSGGDPGYGETARMLAESALCLALDELPTVSGQVTTAVAMGDALGERLRASGLGFRVAAVR
- the mmpA gene encoding morphogenic membrane protein MmpA yields the protein MNVPRTPTRTAPLHPAQRRAAAGMLIGGAVAFVWAGAMLYTLASWLL
- a CDS encoding endonuclease V, with amino-acid sequence MTTLRMPADEAAARALQDSLRARVVLDEPGPPPGTGRVTGVDVAYDDERDIVVAAAVVLDAATLDVVAESTAAGRVTFPYVPGLLAFREIPTVLTALESLPVDPGLVVCDGYGLAHPRRFGLASHLGVLTGLPVIGVAKNPFTFSYEQPGPRRGDRSPLLDGDEEVGRALRTQDGTKPVFVSVGHRTGLDNACAHTLLLARDFRQPETTRRADALCRRALREATA
- a CDS encoding YciI family protein is translated as MFVLELSYSAPLDRVDALMKEHADWLDTQYAAGVFIASGRKNPRDGGVILAVGDDRAAIERLTATDPFAVHGVCAYRITEFIATRTSEALAPHRQQL
- a CDS encoding SsgA family sporulation/cell division regulator, which encodes MSIVIEQSVQARMVASAPQMETLPAVLSYDRTDPFAIRMAFPAPATLEGTEVAWEFSRELLAEGTDAPAGLGDVRIRPFGYERTVLEFHAAEGIAMVHVRTADLRRFLRRTQQLVPVGAEHRFLDLDRSLTDLLGGSR
- a CDS encoding ABC-F family ATP-binding cassette domain-containing protein → MSAPLAHITCSSLSFAWPDGSEVFDDFHLTVGPGRTGLIGVNGAGKSTLLRLIAGDLTPAEGRIRATGTVGYLPQNLVLDTALRVDAALGIASARAALHAIEAGDVGEERFAAVGDDWDVEERARATLDQLGLGHIGLDRTIGEVSGGECVLLRLAALLLARPDVLLLDEPTNNLDLHARQRLYAAVDAWSGVLVIVSHDRELLDRVDQIADLRGSEVTWYGGNLSAYEEALAVEQEAAERMVRVAEADVHRQKRELADAQVKLARRKRYGQKMSDQKREPKIVMGARKRAAQESAGKHRIMHTDRLAEARERLDEAVEAVRDDDEIRVELPHTKVHPGRGVLVLRELELAYGARVQGAFEVRGPERIALVGRNGAGKTTLLRTLAGELAPVSGEAEVEVPTRFLPQRLDVLDDRLSVVENVARFAPDATDNAIRARLARFLFKGARSDRPAGTLSGGERFRAALAALLLAEPAPQLLMLDEPTNNLDLASVHRLTAALESYEGALIVASHDVPFLESLGITRWLLLDGELRDTTAQEVRAGM